One window from the genome of Micromonospora aurantiaca ATCC 27029 encodes:
- a CDS encoding beta family protein has protein sequence MVPPLRGRSPVYRPVLAARRGELEALARLDDASAALLAPILDVPADATSIVDSLIRLPAGLLPAVDVSALPDATEHDPVRWGVPLVPVIGLADSDRRLAAHGAAARAWAHHAVVRLRVGPDRAGPDAATAAAERVWRVTGLLPEQCDLLLDAGDVCCQADVRLAEPRVRRAAQWARRHAWRSVTAAAGGMPPSLSRLRVDEPVRLERYDWSLWRRLADLRLGYGDYGVGCAVRDADEPGDRTPTLRWAADDAWWVYRWSRRGGRGDERFADLCRTLTAAPHWSSAGAGFSWGDHEIVRRARRGAGAGSPANWIAWSTSHHLAHVLAALVRPEPDQRAG, from the coding sequence ATGGTGCCGCCGCTCCGAGGTCGATCTCCGGTCTACCGCCCGGTGCTGGCCGCACGGCGCGGGGAACTGGAGGCGCTGGCCCGGCTCGACGACGCCTCCGCCGCGCTGCTCGCACCGATCCTCGACGTCCCGGCGGACGCGACGTCCATCGTGGACTCCCTGATCCGGCTGCCCGCCGGGCTGCTGCCCGCCGTCGACGTGTCGGCGCTGCCGGATGCCACGGAACACGACCCGGTTCGCTGGGGCGTACCGCTGGTGCCGGTCATCGGTCTCGCGGACAGTGACCGGCGGCTGGCCGCGCACGGCGCGGCGGCCCGGGCCTGGGCACACCACGCGGTCGTCCGGTTGCGCGTCGGCCCGGACCGGGCCGGGCCGGACGCCGCAACCGCGGCCGCGGAACGGGTGTGGCGGGTGACCGGCCTGCTGCCCGAGCAGTGCGACCTGCTGCTCGACGCCGGGGACGTGTGCTGCCAGGCCGACGTCCGGCTGGCCGAGCCGAGGGTCCGGCGGGCGGCGCAGTGGGCCCGGCGGCACGCCTGGCGCTCGGTGACGGCGGCGGCCGGCGGGATGCCGCCGTCCCTGTCCCGGCTGCGGGTGGACGAACCGGTCCGCCTGGAACGGTACGACTGGTCGCTCTGGCGGCGCCTGGCTGATCTGCGCCTCGGGTACGGCGACTACGGCGTCGGCTGCGCGGTACGCGACGCGGACGAGCCGGGCGACCGGACACCGACGCTGCGCTGGGCAGCCGACGACGCGTGGTGGGTCTACCGCTGGTCGCGGCGGGGTGGGCGGGGCGACGAGCGCTTCGCCGACCTGTGCCGCACACTCACTGCCGCGCCGCACTGGTCTTCGGCCGGGGCCGGCTTCTCGTGGGGCGACCACGAGATCGTCCGGCGGGCCCGGCGGGGTGCCGGCGCGGGCTCACCCGCCAACTGGATCGCGTGGAGCACCTCGCACCACCTGGCGCACGTGCTGGCCGCGCTGGTCCGGCCGGAACCGGACCAGCGCGCCGGCTGA
- a CDS encoding DNA polymerase ligase N-terminal domain-containing protein: protein MADRLEEYRRKRDAARTPEPVPERAPGRKRSARRAPRFVIQQHHARSLHWDLRLEHDGVLASWAVPRGLPRDPGRNHLAVHTEDHPMEYLTFHGEIPAGEYGGGRMIVHDTGTYRAEKWRDDEVIVVLDGERTKGRYVLFATGGRGRDWMIRRTDPAPEGWTPMPELVRPMLPAEGGRLPRDAAAWGYELRWAGVRAMAYVSGGRLRLLDGDDTEVTGDYPWTRAMAEALAPAEAVIDGVLVRIDPAGRVRPPTRRDGQFLAVDLLWLEGVSSLDVPYAQRRDLLDGLALTGPHWQTPPWFPGVGADALRAAREQGLPGVVAKRLDSPYEPGRRSRHWLSIDAS, encoded by the coding sequence ATGGCGGACCGGCTGGAGGAGTACCGGCGGAAACGGGACGCCGCGCGTACCCCGGAACCGGTGCCCGAGCGGGCTCCCGGGCGGAAGCGGTCGGCGCGGCGCGCACCCCGCTTCGTCATCCAGCAGCACCACGCCCGGAGCCTGCACTGGGACCTGCGGCTGGAGCACGACGGCGTGCTGGCCTCCTGGGCCGTGCCGCGCGGCCTGCCCCGCGACCCGGGCCGCAACCATTTGGCCGTGCACACCGAGGACCACCCGATGGAGTACCTGACGTTCCACGGGGAGATCCCCGCCGGGGAGTACGGCGGCGGGCGGATGATCGTGCACGACACCGGCACCTACCGCGCGGAGAAGTGGCGCGACGACGAGGTGATCGTGGTGCTGGACGGCGAGCGCACGAAGGGCCGGTACGTGCTGTTCGCCACCGGCGGCCGGGGCCGGGACTGGATGATCAGGCGTACCGACCCGGCGCCGGAGGGCTGGACGCCGATGCCCGAGCTGGTCCGCCCGATGCTGCCCGCCGAGGGCGGGCGGCTGCCGCGCGACGCCGCCGCCTGGGGGTACGAGCTGCGCTGGGCGGGCGTGCGCGCGATGGCGTACGTCTCGGGCGGCCGGCTGCGGCTGCTCGACGGCGACGACACGGAGGTCACCGGGGATTACCCGTGGACGCGGGCGATGGCCGAGGCGCTGGCCCCGGCCGAGGCGGTGATCGACGGCGTGCTGGTAAGGATCGACCCGGCCGGGAGGGTCCGTCCGCCGACCCGGCGCGACGGGCAGTTCCTCGCCGTCGACCTGCTCTGGCTGGAGGGCGTGTCCAGCCTCGACGTGCCGTACGCGCAACGCCGTGACCTGCTCGACGGTCTGGCGCTCACCGGTCCGCACTGGCAGACTCCGCCGTGGTTCCCGGGAGTCGGCGCGGACGCCCTACGGGCCGCCCGTGAGCAGGGGCTCCCGGGAGTGGTGGCGAAACGCCTCGACTCCCCGTACGAGCCGGGCCGGCGCAGCCGGCACTGGCTGAGCATCGACGCGAGCTGA
- a CDS encoding D-Ala-D-Ala carboxypeptidase family metallohydrolase, which translates to MRVNTLKRAAVAFALALPGAAVATVVAAPPAHADGCYTWNRMLSQGQSGSDVRQLQIRVAGWAAYGGIVRVDGVYGPETAAAVKRFQAAYGLRADGVAGPKTFAKIYDLQKDSDCTPKHFSYAELDNGCGKGGWAGGPLSSSATRENALRTMWKLEALRRSLGDKPLYVTSGFRSIACNRQVGGAADSQHLYGNAADLIAKHRSLCDIARSARDQGFSGIYGPGYPDHDDHTHVDSRRENNRDKVANTRDWSAPDCGVE; encoded by the coding sequence GTGCGCGTCAACACCCTGAAGCGGGCGGCGGTCGCGTTCGCGCTGGCCCTGCCCGGGGCCGCCGTGGCGACCGTCGTGGCCGCGCCACCGGCCCACGCCGACGGCTGCTACACCTGGAACCGCATGCTGTCCCAGGGACAGTCCGGCTCCGACGTACGGCAGCTCCAGATCCGGGTGGCCGGCTGGGCCGCGTACGGCGGCATCGTCCGGGTCGACGGCGTGTACGGCCCGGAGACGGCCGCCGCTGTCAAGCGGTTCCAGGCCGCGTACGGGCTGCGGGCCGACGGCGTGGCCGGACCGAAGACGTTCGCCAAGATCTACGACCTGCAGAAGGACAGCGACTGCACGCCGAAGCACTTCAGCTACGCCGAGCTGGACAACGGCTGCGGCAAGGGCGGGTGGGCCGGTGGCCCGCTCTCGTCGTCGGCCACCCGGGAGAACGCGCTGCGCACCATGTGGAAGCTGGAGGCGCTGCGGCGCAGCCTCGGCGACAAGCCGCTCTACGTGACCAGCGGGTTCCGCAGCATCGCCTGCAACCGGCAGGTCGGCGGCGCCGCGGACAGCCAGCACCTCTACGGCAACGCGGCCGACCTGATCGCCAAGCACCGCAGCCTCTGCGACATCGCCCGTTCCGCCCGCGACCAGGGCTTCAGCGGCATCTACGGCCCCGGCTACCCGGACCACGACGACCACACGCACGTGGACTCGCGGCGGGAGAACAACCGGGACAAGGTGGCGAACACCAGGGACTGGTCCGCCCCGGACTGCGGGGTCGAGTAA
- a CDS encoding threonine synthase — translation MHLTHLECPRCGSEHPADVLQNLCGCGSPLLARYDLAAVAATVAPEQFGLRPADLWRYRELLPVADPRFVTTLGEGWTPMWRAPAYGHEIGIADLIVKDEGLAPTGSFKARGASVGVSRARELGVKRIAMPTNGNAGAAWATYAARAGMGATIAMPLAAPTICREECLAAGADLRLIDGLINDAGRDIAELIAGSDGGIFDAGTLREPYRLEGKKTMGYEIVEQLGWQVPDVIVYPTGGGVGLIGIHKALHELRELGWVEDRLPRLVAVQSTGCAPIVRAFAAGEERVTPWEDAHTVAFGITVPAPLGDELILSALRDSAGTAIAVDDAEILTDLRDFAAREGLLLCPEGAACLTAARHLRAGGWIRPGERVVVLNTGAGLKYPGLVQGGAPS, via the coding sequence GTGCACCTGACGCACCTGGAGTGCCCGCGCTGCGGCAGTGAACACCCGGCCGACGTGTTGCAGAACCTGTGCGGCTGCGGCTCGCCGCTGCTGGCCCGCTACGACCTCGCCGCGGTGGCCGCCACGGTCGCCCCGGAGCAGTTCGGGCTGCGCCCGGCCGACCTGTGGCGCTACCGGGAGCTGCTGCCGGTGGCCGATCCCCGCTTCGTCACCACGCTGGGCGAGGGCTGGACGCCGATGTGGCGCGCGCCGGCGTACGGCCACGAGATCGGCATCGCGGACCTGATCGTCAAGGACGAGGGGCTGGCCCCGACCGGGTCGTTCAAGGCGCGCGGCGCGTCGGTGGGCGTGAGCCGGGCCCGGGAGCTGGGCGTGAAGCGGATCGCCATGCCCACGAACGGCAACGCCGGCGCGGCCTGGGCCACGTACGCGGCGCGGGCCGGGATGGGCGCGACGATCGCCATGCCGCTGGCCGCGCCGACGATCTGCCGCGAGGAGTGCCTCGCCGCCGGCGCCGACCTGCGGCTGATCGACGGCCTGATCAACGACGCGGGCCGGGACATCGCCGAGCTGATCGCCGGGTCGGACGGGGGGATCTTCGACGCCGGCACGCTGCGCGAGCCGTACCGCCTCGAAGGCAAGAAGACCATGGGGTACGAGATCGTCGAGCAGCTCGGCTGGCAGGTGCCCGACGTGATCGTCTATCCGACCGGCGGTGGCGTCGGGCTGATCGGCATCCACAAGGCGCTGCACGAGCTGCGCGAACTGGGCTGGGTGGAGGACCGGCTGCCCCGGCTGGTCGCGGTGCAGTCCACCGGGTGCGCGCCGATCGTGCGGGCGTTCGCGGCCGGGGAGGAGCGCGTCACCCCGTGGGAGGACGCGCACACCGTCGCGTTCGGCATCACCGTGCCCGCGCCGCTCGGCGACGAGCTGATCCTGTCCGCGCTGCGGGACAGCGCCGGCACCGCGATCGCGGTGGACGACGCGGAGATCCTCACCGACCTGCGTGACTTCGCCGCCCGGGAAGGGCTGCTGCTCTGCCCGGAGGGCGCGGCCTGCCTGACCGCCGCCCGGCACCTGCGCGCGGGCGGGTGGATCCGGCCCGGGGAGCGCGTGGTGGTGCTCAACACCGGCGCCGGCCTGAAATACCCCGGCCTGGTGCAAGGAGGGGCCCCTTCTTAA
- a CDS encoding serine hydrolase domain-containing protein, which produces MSVTVSTDPGRVGFDPARLGRIDEHFARYVDDGRLAGWQIVVSRRGEVAHSSTYGLRDREAGTPVEPDTLWRIYSMTKPITSVAAMMLWEEGRFELNDPVSRWLPEFADVRVYDRGSVLKPYTVPAVEPIRIWHLLTHTAGLTYGFAQVSVVDGLYRAAGFDLGVPAGADLAAASAGLARLPLLFQPGTSWNYGVSTDVLGRLVEVISGQSLDAFFAERILGPLGMTDTRWWVDAADSKRLAALYAPHPATGQAVRADGVGRAALAEPTWHSGGGGLVSTAADYHRFTQFLLRGGELDGVRLLGPRTVRFMTRNHLPGNRDLASFSPEGFAETILDGIGFGLGFAVVLDPVPSRVPSSVGEFYWGGLASTAFWVDPVEEVTALLFTQLMPSSTYPLRSQLRQLVYSAIVD; this is translated from the coding sequence GTGAGTGTCACGGTGAGCACCGATCCCGGCCGCGTCGGTTTCGATCCCGCCCGGCTGGGGCGGATCGACGAGCACTTCGCCCGGTACGTCGACGACGGCCGGCTCGCCGGCTGGCAGATCGTCGTCAGCCGCCGGGGCGAGGTCGCCCACTCCTCGACGTACGGGCTGCGGGACCGGGAGGCCGGTACGCCGGTCGAGCCGGACACGCTGTGGCGCATCTACTCGATGACCAAGCCGATCACCTCGGTCGCGGCGATGATGCTCTGGGAGGAGGGCCGGTTCGAGCTGAACGACCCGGTCAGCCGCTGGCTGCCGGAGTTCGCCGACGTACGCGTCTACGACCGGGGTTCGGTGCTCAAGCCGTACACCGTGCCGGCGGTCGAGCCGATCCGGATCTGGCACCTGCTCACCCACACCGCCGGCCTGACGTACGGCTTCGCCCAGGTCTCGGTGGTCGACGGCCTGTACCGGGCGGCCGGCTTCGACCTGGGCGTGCCGGCGGGCGCGGACCTGGCGGCGGCCTCGGCCGGGCTGGCCCGGCTGCCGCTGCTGTTCCAGCCGGGCACGAGCTGGAACTACGGCGTCTCCACCGACGTGCTGGGCCGCCTGGTCGAGGTGATCTCCGGGCAGTCGCTGGACGCGTTCTTCGCCGAGCGCATCCTGGGCCCGCTGGGCATGACGGACACCCGCTGGTGGGTGGACGCGGCGGACTCCAAGCGCCTGGCCGCCCTCTACGCCCCGCACCCGGCCACCGGCCAGGCGGTACGCGCCGACGGGGTGGGCCGGGCCGCGCTGGCGGAGCCGACCTGGCACTCCGGCGGCGGCGGGCTGGTCTCCACGGCGGCCGACTACCACCGGTTCACCCAGTTTTTGCTGCGCGGCGGCGAGCTGGACGGGGTCCGCCTGCTCGGCCCGCGCACGGTGCGCTTCATGACCCGCAACCATCTGCCGGGCAACCGGGATCTGGCCTCGTTCTCGCCGGAGGGCTTCGCCGAGACGATCCTCGACGGGATCGGCTTCGGGCTGGGCTTCGCGGTGGTGCTGGACCCGGTGCCGTCGCGGGTGCCGAGCAGCGTCGGCGAGTTCTACTGGGGCGGCCTGGCCAGCACCGCGTTCTGGGTGGACCCGGTGGAGGAGGTCACCGCGCTGCTGTTCACCCAGCTGATGCCGTCGAGCACGTACCCGCTGCGCAGCCAGTTGCGCCAGCTCGTCTACTCGGCGATCGTCGACTGA
- the dacB gene encoding D-alanyl-D-alanine carboxypeptidase/D-alanyl-D-alanine endopeptidase, with protein MHRRLFPRALAVLALVATAAAAGTTTATAEAPTPAQTRLNATIDAVLADSRLNGAQAGVVVVDTATGRTLYDRNGTRRLIPASNTKLLTSAAAMELLGPGHRFTTEVSADGPRRAGMLSGDLYLRGGGDPTILAADYDRLAEQVAAAGVRVVAGDLIADDTRYDRGRLGPDWTWDDEPYYYAAQVSALTVAPDTDYDAGTVIVHAAPGTRAGARPKITMTPDNGWLRIDNRAETVADGETTISFEREHGGNTVVVTGQIAVGQAAESDWVTVWEPTGYAADVFRSALRRHGVRVLGRTVLGTATPDTAKPLARHDSMPLADLMVPFLKLSNNGHAEVLTKELGRQLSGSGTWAAGLSAISGYVGDAGVDTGTLRQRDGSGLSRRNLVPPAQFVTLLSAVRAEPWFDTWYAALPVAGNPDRFVGGTLRSRMGGTAAANNVHAKTGSLTGASALSGYVTDADGRLLAFSIVLNNYLTSSVKRLEDQIAIALASYTEKETATARRTVPAAPESPRVPEGRECSWVKPALC; from the coding sequence ATGCATCGTCGCCTATTCCCCCGGGCGCTCGCGGTGCTGGCGCTGGTCGCCACCGCGGCTGCCGCCGGCACCACCACCGCCACCGCCGAAGCGCCCACCCCCGCGCAGACCCGGCTGAACGCCACCATCGACGCCGTCCTCGCCGACAGCCGGCTCAACGGGGCACAGGCGGGCGTGGTCGTCGTGGACACCGCCACCGGCCGCACGCTCTACGACCGCAACGGCACCCGGCGGCTCATCCCCGCCTCCAACACGAAGCTGCTCACCTCGGCGGCGGCGATGGAACTCCTCGGTCCGGGCCACCGCTTCACCACCGAGGTGAGCGCCGACGGGCCGCGGCGCGCCGGGATGCTCTCCGGCGACCTCTACCTGCGCGGCGGCGGCGACCCCACCATCCTCGCCGCCGACTACGACCGGCTCGCCGAGCAGGTCGCCGCGGCCGGCGTACGCGTGGTCGCGGGCGATCTGATCGCCGACGACACCCGGTACGACAGGGGCCGCCTCGGTCCGGACTGGACCTGGGACGACGAGCCCTACTACTACGCCGCCCAGGTGTCGGCGCTGACAGTGGCCCCGGACACCGACTACGACGCCGGCACCGTGATCGTCCACGCCGCGCCGGGCACCCGGGCCGGCGCCCGGCCGAAGATCACCATGACGCCTGACAACGGCTGGCTGCGGATCGACAACCGGGCCGAGACGGTCGCCGACGGCGAGACCACCATCTCCTTCGAGCGCGAGCACGGCGGCAACACGGTGGTGGTGACCGGCCAGATCGCCGTCGGCCAGGCCGCCGAGAGCGACTGGGTCACCGTGTGGGAACCGACCGGGTACGCCGCCGACGTGTTCCGCTCCGCGCTGCGGCGGCACGGCGTACGGGTGCTCGGCCGGACCGTGCTCGGCACCGCCACCCCCGACACCGCCAAGCCGCTCGCCCGGCACGACTCGATGCCGCTGGCCGACCTGATGGTGCCGTTCCTCAAGCTCTCCAACAACGGTCACGCCGAGGTGCTGACCAAGGAACTGGGCCGGCAACTCTCCGGATCCGGCACCTGGGCCGCCGGGCTGTCAGCGATCAGCGGGTACGTGGGCGACGCCGGAGTGGACACCGGCACGCTGCGCCAACGCGACGGTTCCGGGCTGTCCCGGCGCAACCTCGTCCCGCCGGCCCAGTTCGTCACGCTGCTCTCGGCGGTCCGCGCCGAACCGTGGTTCGACACCTGGTACGCCGCGCTGCCGGTGGCCGGCAACCCGGACCGGTTCGTGGGCGGAACGCTGCGCAGCCGGATGGGCGGCACGGCAGCAGCGAACAACGTGCACGCCAAGACCGGCAGCCTGACCGGCGCGTCAGCGCTCTCCGGCTACGTCACCGACGCCGACGGGCGGCTGCTCGCCTTCTCGATCGTGCTGAACAACTACCTCACCTCGTCGGTGAAAAGGCTGGAGGACCAGATCGCCATCGCGCTGGCCTCGTACACCGAGAAGGAGACGGCGACCGCCCGGCGGACGGTGCCGGCCGCGCCCGAGTCGCCGCGCGTGCCGGAGGGCCGGGAGTGCTCCTGGGTGAAGCCCGCGCTCTGCTGA
- a CDS encoding pentapeptide repeat-containing protein: protein MPEPVEDVTYRQQDWYAEELADRHFVRCEFFHVDLTEAVSRGAVFTDCVFGNVAFNASRHTDSAFTRCSFSKCNLFEAEFTGCKLVGSTFDRCDLRPLRVDRGDWSFVTLAGADLRGARITDVRMREVDLTGADLTGATLTGVDLSGAQLHAAKLIRADLRGSDLSALDPTAVQRSGARIDAEQAVMLAQALGFQVG, encoded by the coding sequence ATGCCCGAGCCGGTCGAGGACGTCACCTACCGCCAGCAGGACTGGTACGCCGAGGAGCTGGCCGACCGGCACTTCGTGCGATGCGAGTTCTTCCACGTCGACCTGACCGAGGCGGTCAGCCGGGGCGCTGTCTTCACCGACTGCGTGTTCGGCAACGTGGCGTTCAACGCCTCCCGGCACACCGACTCGGCGTTCACCAGGTGCTCGTTCAGCAAGTGCAACCTCTTCGAGGCCGAGTTCACCGGCTGCAAGCTGGTCGGCAGCACGTTCGACCGCTGCGACCTGCGCCCGCTGCGGGTCGACCGGGGCGACTGGTCCTTCGTCACGCTCGCCGGCGCCGACCTGCGCGGGGCGCGGATCACCGACGTACGGATGCGGGAGGTCGACCTGACCGGCGCCGACCTGACCGGCGCGACGCTGACTGGCGTGGACCTCTCCGGCGCCCAGTTGCACGCCGCCAAGCTGATCCGGGCCGACCTGCGCGGCAGCGACCTGTCCGCGCTCGACCCGACGGCGGTGCAGCGTTCCGGCGCGCGGATCGACGCCGAGCAGGCGGTGATGCTGGCCCAGGCGCTCGGTTTCCAGGTGGGCTGA
- a CDS encoding iron-sulfur cluster biosynthesis family protein, which yields MLTMTDNAVLVIRDLAAQQDVADAGGLRIAADTDAGSLSIELVPQPVQGDQVVDTEGARIFLDSDAAELLNDTSVDAMVDEEGVVQFGFTEKE from the coding sequence ATGCTGACCATGACCGACAACGCCGTCCTGGTGATCCGTGACCTCGCCGCCCAGCAGGACGTCGCCGACGCCGGCGGGCTGCGCATCGCCGCCGACACCGACGCCGGTTCGCTCTCGATCGAGCTGGTGCCGCAGCCGGTGCAGGGCGACCAGGTGGTGGACACCGAGGGTGCGCGCATCTTCCTCGACTCGGACGCGGCCGAGCTGCTCAACGACACGTCGGTGGACGCGATGGTCGACGAGGAGGGCGTGGTCCAGTTCGGGTTCACCGAGAAGGAGTGA
- a CDS encoding DUF6642 family protein, with amino-acid sequence MVRGGVFCVEGQWHRDLNERGSVLPTLDLLERLGRIRYIHKDAATRDELFYFVDRWLLKQYADHRVGFFAMHGEPSRLCLTDWDSVELSDVAERMAGRCEGRRLYFGSCSVLRASDATLREFLDVTGAALICGFTREVDWVESAAFETVLLDVLANGQRHNAAEVRMRSAHWAPLAAYLGFRVIYANGRAWRPSARPRVPEQVPAQRAAGRPR; translated from the coding sequence TTGGTGCGTGGCGGCGTGTTCTGCGTCGAGGGGCAGTGGCACCGCGACCTCAACGAACGAGGATCCGTCCTGCCCACGCTCGACCTGCTCGAACGGCTCGGCCGCATCCGCTACATCCACAAGGACGCGGCCACCCGCGACGAGCTGTTCTACTTCGTCGACAGGTGGCTGCTCAAGCAGTACGCGGATCACCGGGTGGGCTTCTTCGCCATGCACGGCGAGCCGAGCCGGCTCTGCCTCACCGACTGGGACTCGGTCGAGCTGTCGGACGTGGCCGAGCGGATGGCCGGCCGCTGCGAGGGCCGCCGCCTCTACTTCGGCAGCTGCTCGGTGCTGCGCGCCTCCGACGCCACGCTGCGCGAGTTCCTCGACGTCACCGGCGCGGCGCTGATCTGCGGCTTCACCCGCGAGGTCGACTGGGTCGAGTCGGCCGCCTTCGAGACGGTGCTGCTCGACGTGCTCGCCAACGGTCAGCGCCACAACGCCGCCGAGGTGCGGATGCGCTCGGCGCACTGGGCGCCGCTCGCCGCGTACCTCGGTTTCCGGGTGATCTACGCCAACGGCCGTGCCTGGCGGCCCTCGGCCCGCCCGCGGGTGCCGGAGCAGGTCCCGGCGCAGCGGGCCGCCGGGCGTCCGCGCTGA
- a CDS encoding PPOX class F420-dependent oxidoreductase, translated as MARSIAKNTRVDRDALIEFLRPRHHVVLMTTRSDGRPQSSPVACGVDAEGRLVISTYPERAKVANIRRDPRVSACVLSDDWNGPWVQVDGVAEVLDLPEALEPLVDYFRSISGEHPDWDEYRSAMVAQGKSLIRVTIESWGPIATGGFPARLAD; from the coding sequence ATGGCACGCAGCATCGCGAAGAACACCCGGGTCGACCGGGACGCCCTGATCGAGTTCCTCCGCCCCCGCCACCACGTCGTGCTCATGACCACCCGCTCCGACGGGCGCCCGCAGTCCTCCCCGGTGGCGTGCGGCGTGGACGCCGAGGGCCGCCTGGTCATCTCCACCTATCCCGAACGCGCCAAGGTCGCCAACATCCGCCGCGACCCGCGCGTCTCCGCGTGCGTGCTCTCCGACGACTGGAACGGCCCGTGGGTGCAGGTCGACGGCGTGGCCGAGGTGCTCGACCTGCCCGAGGCGCTGGAGCCGCTCGTCGACTACTTCCGCAGCATCTCCGGCGAGCACCCGGACTGGGACGAGTACCGGTCGGCGATGGTCGCGCAGGGCAAGTCACTGATCCGCGTCACGATCGAGTCCTGGGGTCCGATCGCCACCGGCGGCTTCCCCGCCCGGCTGGCCGACTGA
- a CDS encoding NAD(P)-dependent oxidoreductase → MSDIVVFGAGGTAGSRIAAEAVERGHRVTAAVRRPEAVGYLPPGVRTVTGDATSARSVRELAEDADVLVVAIGGGERELWRDAARTLVDTLRELPDPPRVIHVGGGSTLLTPKGTRYLDEPDFPEEYRDSAHGQADALEFYRTSADGVTWTYVSPPPLEFHPGERTGHYRTGTDQPVTDAQGRSVLTYEDLAVAIVDEIENPRFGNARFTVAY, encoded by the coding sequence ATGAGCGACATCGTCGTGTTCGGCGCCGGCGGGACGGCGGGCTCGCGGATCGCGGCTGAGGCGGTCGAGCGGGGGCATCGGGTGACAGCGGCGGTGCGGCGTCCGGAGGCGGTCGGCTATCTACCCCCCGGCGTACGCACGGTGACCGGCGACGCCACCTCGGCGCGGAGCGTACGCGAATTGGCCGAGGATGCGGACGTGCTGGTGGTGGCCATCGGCGGCGGCGAGCGCGAGTTGTGGCGCGACGCCGCGCGGACGCTGGTCGACACGCTGCGTGAGTTGCCCGACCCACCTCGGGTGATCCACGTCGGCGGCGGCTCGACGCTGCTCACGCCGAAGGGCACCCGTTACCTGGACGAGCCGGACTTCCCGGAGGAGTACCGGGACTCGGCGCACGGCCAGGCCGACGCGCTGGAGTTCTACCGCACCAGCGCGGACGGGGTGACCTGGACGTACGTCTCCCCACCGCCGCTGGAGTTCCACCCGGGTGAGCGGACCGGGCACTACCGCACCGGCACCGACCAGCCGGTGACCGACGCGCAGGGCCGGTCGGTGCTCACCTACGAGGACCTGGCGGTGGCGATCGTCGACGAGATCGAGAATCCCCGGTTCGGCAACGCCCGCTTCACCGTCGCGTACTGA
- a CDS encoding cupin domain-containing protein gives MEHFTIATVAEKSPDFRRVLWTGEHTQLVIMTIPPGGEIGEEVHEGIDQILTFVSGTGEARVAGEKKEVVSGDLVVVPAGTKHNFVNTGPNPLVLYTVYGPPEHADGAVHKTKEEADAAEEAGEDEPPTS, from the coding sequence ATGGAGCATTTCACGATCGCGACAGTCGCCGAGAAGAGTCCCGACTTCCGCCGCGTGCTCTGGACCGGGGAGCACACCCAGCTGGTCATCATGACCATTCCGCCGGGCGGCGAGATCGGCGAGGAGGTCCACGAGGGCATCGACCAGATCCTCACGTTCGTCAGCGGCACCGGCGAGGCGCGGGTGGCCGGGGAGAAGAAGGAGGTCGTCTCCGGCGACCTGGTGGTCGTGCCGGCCGGCACGAAGCACAACTTCGTCAACACCGGGCCGAACCCGCTGGTCCTCTACACCGTCTACGGTCCGCCGGAGCACGCCGACGGCGCGGTGCACAAGACGAAGGAGGAGGCGGACGCCGCCGAGGAGGCGGGCGAGGACGAGCCGCCGACGTCCTGA
- a CDS encoding pyridoxamine 5'-phosphate oxidase family protein, whose translation MTWWSDLVAAEPEFAARVRARFAVRKHGTMATLRRDGSPRISGTEFDFGDDGQLRLGSMAGAVKALDLRRDPRVALHSPTEDAPPDDPSTWDGDAKIAGRAHEEPPAEDGSHSFRIELTEVVLTRVGDPPDHLVIESWHPTRGLERRTRH comes from the coding sequence ATGACATGGTGGTCCGACCTGGTGGCGGCCGAGCCCGAGTTCGCGGCGCGGGTACGCGCCCGATTCGCGGTCCGCAAGCACGGCACGATGGCGACACTGCGGCGGGACGGCTCGCCGCGGATCAGCGGCACCGAGTTCGACTTCGGTGACGACGGGCAGCTGCGGCTGGGCAGCATGGCCGGCGCGGTCAAGGCGCTCGACCTGCGCCGCGATCCCCGGGTGGCGCTGCACAGCCCAACCGAGGACGCCCCGCCGGACGACCCGTCCACCTGGGACGGAGACGCGAAGATCGCCGGCCGGGCGCACGAGGAGCCGCCCGCCGAGGACGGCTCGCACAGTTTCCGGATCGAGCTGACCGAGGTGGTGCTCACCCGGGTGGGCGACCCACCCGACCACCTCGTGATCGAGAGCTGGCACCCCACCCGAGGCCTCGAACGCCGCACCCGCCACTGA